One Ictalurus furcatus strain D&B chromosome 25, Billie_1.0, whole genome shotgun sequence DNA window includes the following coding sequences:
- the LOC128601557 gene encoding echinoderm microtubule-associated protein-like 1 isoform X2: protein MMEGMAAAAMAEAHMEELVEQSEAAEDREAQLRELYHDGPLFAPEVDFIVDEHSSAHSNMEVTDRLMYLEQRLQMQEDEVQLLKIALADVLKRLNISEAQTAALTKRGPVKASRPVSLSLPPRTTSNTSSSLKKSSGSTLPSSTSSKKYNPLPASKRSPASSTKDSSSVPASRRTALTASTTTTPSANRRRPLQVL from the exons ATGATGGAAGGcatggcagcagcagcaatgGCAGAAGCACACATGGAGGAACTGGTGGAGCAATCTGAAGCAGCTGAAGATAGAGAAGCTCAGCTGAGAGAACTCTACCATGACGGTCCTCTCTTTGCACCTGAAGTAGACTTCATAGTAG ACGAGCACAGCTCAGCGCACAGTAACATGGAGGTGACAGACAGGCTCATGTACCTGGAGCAGCGCCTCCAGATGCAGGAGGATGAAGTGCAGCTGCTGAAGATAGCTCTGGCTGATGTGCTCAAGAGACTCAACATTTCAGAGGCACAAACTGCTGCTCTCACCAAGAGAGGGCCTGTTAAAG CATCAAGGCCTGTGTCTTTATCCCTGCCACCCAGAACAACCAGCAATACCTCCAGCTCCCTGAAGAAGAGCTCTGGCTCCAcactaccctcttccacatccTCTAAGAAGTACAACCCTTTGCCAGCCAGCAAAAG AAGTCCAGCAAGCAGCACAAAAGACAGTTCGAGTGTTCCCGCAAGCCGACGCACTGCTCTGACAGCCAGCACCACCACAACCCCCT CAGCAAACCGAAGGAGACCATTGCAAGTGTTGTAG
- the LOC128601557 gene encoding echinoderm microtubule-associated protein-like 1 isoform X1, whose protein sequence is MMEGMAAAAMAEAHMEELVEQSEAAEDREAQLRELYHDGPLFAPEVDFIVDEHSSAHSNMEVTDRLMYLEQRLQMQEDEVQLLKIALADVLKRLNISEAQTAALTKRGPVKASRPVSLSLPPRTTSNTSSSLKKSSGSTLPSSTSSKKYNPLPASKRSPASSTKDSSSVPASRRTALTASTTTTPCKKLQERSGFSK, encoded by the exons ATGATGGAAGGcatggcagcagcagcaatgGCAGAAGCACACATGGAGGAACTGGTGGAGCAATCTGAAGCAGCTGAAGATAGAGAAGCTCAGCTGAGAGAACTCTACCATGACGGTCCTCTCTTTGCACCTGAAGTAGACTTCATAGTAG ACGAGCACAGCTCAGCGCACAGTAACATGGAGGTGACAGACAGGCTCATGTACCTGGAGCAGCGCCTCCAGATGCAGGAGGATGAAGTGCAGCTGCTGAAGATAGCTCTGGCTGATGTGCTCAAGAGACTCAACATTTCAGAGGCACAAACTGCTGCTCTCACCAAGAGAGGGCCTGTTAAAG CATCAAGGCCTGTGTCTTTATCCCTGCCACCCAGAACAACCAGCAATACCTCCAGCTCCCTGAAGAAGAGCTCTGGCTCCAcactaccctcttccacatccTCTAAGAAGTACAACCCTTTGCCAGCCAGCAAAAG AAGTCCAGCAAGCAGCACAAAAGACAGTTCGAGTGTTCCCGCAAGCCGACGCACTGCTCTGACAGCCAGCACCACCACAACCCCCTGTAAGAAACTTCAAGAGAGGTCAGGCTTCTCAAAATAA